The Brassica oleracea var. oleracea cultivar TO1000 chromosome C6, BOL, whole genome shotgun sequence genome includes a region encoding these proteins:
- the LOC106299785 gene encoding RING-H2 finger protein ATL54 produces MGRGMRFLTAEEWDGPLSPLKDLGLLMAFLGICDPICPYNCYQEPDYYTLSPWSSPQPSKASSSAIYQPSQDPSYSTEAITIITVTGVALAILLTGFFLVAKYVTESVNRAHRERHQSQRDLGDDTSDEGFQVREQVDHPIWLIRTTSLQQSTINSITICSYQRGDGLIERTDCPVCLNEFQEDESLRLLPKCNHAFHISCIDTWLRSHTNCPLCRAGIAIISQPCAGPVDVAPGGSGSRLENDGVGSKTETNEQVRVLEECTIDSLTCAKSHKGSIECPGESSENESQNATRQENRVIGDEASCSEARASMSSCFNTNKSLIFPL; encoded by the coding sequence AGGAATCTGCGACCCGATTTGCCCTTATAATTGCTATCAAGAACCTGATTACTACACCCTATCTCCATGGTCATCTCCACAGCCAAGCAAAGCTTCATCTTCAGCAATCTATCAACCATCTCAAGACCCTTCTTATTCCACAGAAGCCATAACCATCATCACCGTTACAGGTGTGGCTTTAGCCATCCTTCTCACAGGATTCTTTCTTGTAGCTAAATACGTCACAGAGAGCGTAAACCGAGCCCATCGCGAAAGACACCAGTCCCAGAGAGATCTTGGTGACGACACATCTGATGAAGGGTTTCAAGTTAGGGAACAAGTGGATCATCCAATATGGTTGATCAGAACAACAAGTCTTCAACAATCGACCATTAACTCGATAACAATATGTAGTTACCAGAGAGGAGATGGGTTGATTGAGAGAACAGATTGTCCTGTTTGTCTAAATGAGTTTCAAGAAGACGAAAGTCTTAGGCTGTTGCCTAAATGTAATCATGCTTTTCACATCTCTTGTATCGACACTTGGCTTAGGTCACACACCAACTGTCCTCTGTGTCGAGCTGGTATAGCGATTATTAGTCAACCGTGCGCTGGTCCGGTCGATGTAGCTCCCGGAGGGTCAGGATCTCGTTTGGAGAACGATGGAGTTGGATCCAAAACAGAGACGAACGAGCAAGTTAGAGTTTTGGAGGAGTGTACTATTGATTCACTTACGTGTGCAAAAAGCCACAAGGGAAGTATAGAATGTCCGGGAGAATCTAGCGAGAATGAGAGTCAGAACGCTACCAGACAAGAGAACAGAGTCATCGGGGATGAAGCAAGCTGCTCGGAAGCTCGAGCTTCGATGTCATCATGCTTCAATACGAACAAGAGTTTGATTTTTCCACTGTAA